Part of the Rhipicephalus sanguineus isolate Rsan-2018 chromosome 5, BIME_Rsan_1.4, whole genome shotgun sequence genome is shown below.
CGCGAGTTGCTAGTCATATAGGTTTCGCGATTAGCCAGGTTAGGCTAACGTATCACATGTGACGGGGCGTTCTTCCCTGTTAACTTCTCTTTTTACTGTTTTTGGggccttcttttctctttcttctgtgtGAGATAGTCAACTGAGGGCTCAGCTTGGATAAACTCCTGAGTTTCCGCCATTTCTTCCTAGAAACTGCAGTGACGTGTCGACGAACGCACGACAGTTAGTTTTCGTAGCAGTCTTTCGAAGCGCGGGAGTTTCTGCCTCAAACGCGTAATATATGCGGACATTTTCTTTAGCAGTGTGTGAAAATTATCTGTGAGCCTGAGGCAACGTATTTTCTTATAGATATTTACTGCCTGCTGCAAGTttcagttcttttcttttttttttaatttcgaaagcCTACCCTTAagcatgaacgaaagaaggggaatcgtGGTCTGATAAATACAGACAAATTTGCTTCCTGTATAAAGTCTAACGGGGAGCGGTGGAACGGTCCATGAATAGAAACTGAGTCCCAGTGTGTAGTTCACTGCGTCTGCAAAGTAATATGAATTCAAGCTTATGACGGCATAGAACCTGCATGCCCCAGCGCGTATTACCTCAAGAGTCTTTTCTTCTTGTTACGAGAAATATTTTAACTACTTATTCGCGGGTGCAGCGGCGCGAGAAAACACGAACGCGACGAGCTTATTTAACTACACAGAGTACGAGTGAAATGAAATCAACAAAGTTTGAAAACGAAGTCTTAGAACTGCAAATTACTTCTACGCTGTATCCGCCCACCGTTGCGACAATTTCACGTTGTTCTGGCTGTTCGTGGAACCTTAAGTAATTTTTCTGAATCAAGCGCTCCGAATTTTCTGTTTGTGTTTTACCATACCGTTTCATGATTTTTGCTCGCTTCGCAACCTTTTCTCTCCGTAACCGAAAGTTCATAGAACATATTTATTTTCCACATACTCAGCACTGCTTGAAAATTTTCTGGCATTGAAAAGTTAGTCGCGTTTGACTTTCCATTGCGAGTAAGCACAGTTACCTCAACTTGTGGCTGTTCACCATCCACGCCAAGTCGCGCTGCGACACACTACCACCTTAACGAGATGTGACGGAAACCTTCGTGGAGGTGGCCTCCTGGGACCAATGTTTCGGGCAAGACTGCTAGTGCTCGACTTACGCTTGATGCAAGCTATATATACAATGCGCAGCATTTGAATGTGATAAATAAGCGATTAGTGTCCGAAGAAATGAGAGGTGTGCTTTTTCAGATGGAAAGcgccaaaataaaaaagaaagagagcactTCGAGCTGTTTCAATAAATCATAATAGTTAACGGTATTAAAGCCCATTTGACTTTACAACGTCGACACGTCGTTAGGTCGGTGCGCATCAGTATTTACACaggtccatttatttatttatttatttatttatttatttatttatttatttatttatttatttatttatttatttatttatttatttatttatttatttatttatttattatagtaaggcaaaagccttacacGCATCATGAAacgagaaaagtgaccgtcggagtCAACACTAGTGGTGAAAGAAATCATCATGGGATGATGTATTTCTAGGACGTCATCATaaagtcactatgacgtcacattacgacgtcatcacgtggtatTGTCGCTTGGTCGATCTCGGAGCACTGCTGTACCACGTGAGGTGCGAAAAGTTTCCGCTGCGTCCGAATCCGTAGACAGTGTTTGGAAGCGGGGGGAGGTCGGGGGGTGTCGACACAATTAACTGCGGAgtaaaagaaagctttttgccttccagtcgtctgaGGCAAATGCCCAAGGAACATGTTGCTGGACGcaaaatgtggcgttttttttttagtgttcgtTGCTAGCGCGGTACGTGGCCTCATTGGCGTCAACGTTTATGCGCATCACTTCCTCGCGTTATTTTCTCTCCTGTGTTCCTTGCGCTTGCACAGTGCTTACTGATCGCTGACGGCAGCAAATGTGGTTCGATGGCGTTCAGGGTCATCAGCTGTGTAAATGCCCGAGTCGTTAGAAGCAGCTAGGAACTGCTGACCATAGTATCCGAAACGCTGACCGTAGCGCACGACACGTGGTGCTTACGGCGAATCTGCGCGCGGCTGTGAAAGTTGACTGAGGTCATCTCACTGGCGAGTGGGTCGCGTTGAGTTATATAAGCTCCCGCAAGATTTTACTTAGAGGAAAATGTAGCACGATTCTCAAAGCGAGCAACTTCTTGAGCGCTGAGCCACGATAAGAATGCGCAGCTGCGACAGCTTGGCTTGATTCAAACGTGGGTTGGCCTGAAACATTGACCAAACTCCACAAACAAATTACTTCAATCGTAACACGCGAATGGTAGTATACTCCTGTTGTATCAATATTTATGCTGTTAAAATGTCAAGAAATAAATCAAGAGCATACGATTGTAGCCTGCGCACAATGAACACCAACGGGCAAGTTACTCAACTATTTTTTTTAAACCGCTGATTTTTCCTTGAGTCAAAATATATTCGTAACTAGTTTCAGCGCCTTACCAGTTTTCGTTTAGAACAGGCTTGATACCTTCTGCATGTGTCATGTAGTGCCTGTGCCCTTTAAGTAAAGGACCGCTGTGAATGCATTCCGCACAGAAACACTTTTCGAAATGGCGCCCATCGGCGTAAGAAATTAAATATACAAACTTAACGATGGTTCCAGCAACTTGTGCGCAGTATTCATCACACTCTCTTGACGATGGTGCGTATAATTCGTGATGGGAGACTGCAACGACCATGACGACATTCTACGCCACAAACTTCCGCTTCTCGCCAGAAATATTTGCGTCTCATATAACAAGAACATTTCCAGCGCTCATGTAcagataaataataataatacgtggGGTTTCGCGTCCCAACGccccgatatggttatgagggacgccgtggtggagggcttcggaaatttcgaccacctggggtgctttaacgagcaccttaatctaagtacaaggATGTACTGATTAAAAAAATGTAAAACTGAGGAGGGAAATTAAGAGCCAATGAATGAATCTTGTGCATGATTGTCTCGGAATTGCTCTGGCGGCGGTGTAGATATCTCGCCGTGAAGGGTGTAAGAAATCATGCTGCCAAGAACTGACCCGAAGCAATCAAGGGCGCAAACCATTTTACTGGTGAATCGTCAAAAGATTGAGTATTCGATTTCCGTCAACAGCAGTCGCGCCCCTTGTACGGAGTATAAAAAGCAGCATGAACAATATCCTCGTGTGCACGATTAAAAACTACCCATTGTGAAAACTCATTGGAGTGATCCATTCTCCAAATTCTTTCTCAAGCTccaacattgtttttttttttaacaggcaataaagcaattaCTGCTTCTGAGTGATAGAGTACACTGCAATTCTGAGGGCTAACTCTATAGCGAATTCTGCCGGCGTGCCGCACGCTATCAGTGGTTTCAAAATAACGTTTCTGTGCCAGTTTCCTATAAAATTTGAACTTCGATTAGCTTCTATTTGTTCCACACAATTGTGCGCTGGTAGACAGGATATGGTGGCCTACAGCTCGAACACAACGAATGGTGTGCAGTCGAGCCCATACATTACAAGTTGTTCACATCGATTCCAAGGAGGGTTTAAAAACTGTTGTAGATACGAAATGCATTCCATCTACCATATTTCCTTTTGCTTCCGGCTTCCCCAGCATATGTTTGGGACATAAAAGCTTCCTCAGCGATAATGATCCCTGTTCTTCCATCTCATCTGATGACCTAGATATTTTTCAACGCAACGTAACTGTGTTGGTTAACCGAAGTGTACTgaaaggggcacgcagttcgcttGCCCGTTGAATAAAAGAATAATACAGACAGTATCTTTCTCAATCACATCGTTTTtaataaaacgttttttttttctctactgaATGCCCTACACAGAACCTTCACGAAAAGGGCCGTCTCTGACGCCCCTGGTCAAGACTGCTCCAGTTTAAGTGCTCCAGGTTGTTGTCCCTAATAAATCCGGCGAGGTAATTCGCCCACATAGGAACTCGGCGTCCGCTGATGGCGAGTCGAGTGATGGCGAGTGGCGGAGTATCTCCGCGATGACTCGTGTTGCTCGTCCCCTCTTTGTCTTCCCACTGCGAGAAGTGCCACGTAAGCAAGATGAGCGAGCGTAGACATCACATCACTACTAAACGCAATCACAAACTGCTATAAGGATATGCCACTAGGAAATGTTGAAGAAACGCGCAGTAATGTCCAATTAGCTGCAACTTGGAATTTAATCCATCGCTTTAGCTTCGAGGTAAATATTCCCTAAGCCATGATCACAAATGTCAAATATACAAAAGTGACAACATCCGTATAGCCTCGAGAATTACGTCATTGAGGTATGCAAAGGACTGCAGGTGTCCCGCGTCCTTCGTTGCTCATCAAAGTGATTTCAATATAAGTTAAAGAAGATTTGCGATATTTTAAATGCGATGCAGTTatttgcgaacctttggcactttgagcgtttctatctatctatctatctatctatctatctatctatctatctatctatctatctatctatctatctatctatctatctatctatctatctatctatctatctatctatctatctatctatctatctatctatctatctatctatctatctatctatctatctatctatctatctatctatctatctatctatctatctatctatctatctatctatctatctatctatctatctatctatctatctatctatctatctatctatctatctatctatctatctatctatctatctatccggccGTCAACGTCGAGATGCTctcctgatcgcctccttaacttgttgtagaccaaaattggcatgggaggcaaggtaaatgtaaatggtagcgaagcttccatagaagcccatacgttcagaaaatggctgctcatcagctgctcatggggcttggcgccatctgtgtgaggagggaacacttccggcggaacaaaaaataaagcggatgtgacgcaatatccggtaaaaaagtgacgtcattttgttggcactagcgcgaaatttgacctcaaaatatttttcctaggcccctgatcactaaggactcgcgctacagcgagccggcaagcccttggcgaatgcgcttgaagccaacgctagctaaactagtatcggcccgtgaataaacagccgtgtttaagtgtaccgtcgtggaattcgccttggttttaccaggaaactttatctctgagcttttattctgcgttcgtgtgatcttccacagcgtgaataacgtaggcagcagcgtacatctcatatttgcagcgttgcttatttgcttcgcacatgcgcaggggacttaaagagcgcattgcatgcgtgcttcagttctaacgagaagaaatgacgcctggtcacgccaaaataatgatatttcagttttattcaatggtcacaataaagcaatttaacacaccctacacaatgagcaacaaatgtcataagtacaaaaggtgcgtacactacgtgcactatgttttgccttttgttccgataaattaaccttacgtgtaacgtatcaaggcatgcgaagtgtagcgatcgtagcgcgacagataacttagcgatctgctcaccgataaccggaaatatagtaggcaccgcatgttcacgaaggaaaccgggcagcaggaatactgatccatgaaaatccagcaagcacactactccgaaccgttgccccggtgtcttatctagaagagagggctcgccaggcgtacgcgtgttgctattgcatccttggaacaccacatcgtttccgctagtaccgaggaaagcgttcggcgtgaaatgttagccgcctcgtgccgttgtccgtttgaacaccgtagccaacacgttcaccaatgatgaaacgcacatcgcaacttcgcgcacacaaaaatcaaattctcaccacaataattcacagcacgcatgcaagtgcgaaacaccagcacacctgagggggtgtgtcgccgcaggacgaactttacgcgcgcctttccgaacactacaaggactgcgtcgcagagcaatggcatgtgtcattctttagagggcgctaataagaagatttttgataatgcatatacattttcatgaattctttgtacactggatctaaataaatgttattctgaaataaatctcggtcataaaatataaatattttgttgttgaatgaaattaggttttttgttattagtgtttgttcccaccacacctagtcgcgcttcaatcgctactcccataactccccatgctgatgtcgctgacaataggatctgaaccgcttttcgcccgaagcttcgcgacctatttggatagaccttgtgGGAGGGACGGGccacggtatacgggtatgcgccacccacaggtgattcacagtttatattgtcacggggtcgtgacgtcgacgaaggcagcagtcagcaagtcgacatgaaactctttattaggccgaacttgtggccgagaaactgaaagctacagcaatacactgatagcggcgggcagagcgtcgaccgtcgatcaactgacaagcggtcaagcgcgtcggcttttatgcagacgctatcgaactttctagcgatatcggtggttgttgcgcaatttctagaataagctcgagtgttcgcgtcttgcgcgcaatcttaacaaaatgatctacaataaccgcgaagcttctcgaacaatgaggcgcagtttgcgctgagcgttgctgacagcctttgtgggcgaaaaaccaaatacagcaaaagtattgataagaaacgtacgtggcaatgcccccctctgaaaaagcatcgtcccgatgcttagaaACAGaaaatgaatacatgcaatactaaggaaaactaagcaagcaaacattaaaTTCCTCAGGtccgttaacgagcatagtatggtttaaggcgcaccacatgcacgacctcaggTCGAGCTtgacgcctctgagagttcgtgatgccgtcggggacaacctcgtagtcgagtgcgccgagacgtcgaagtaccctgtacggtccgaagtatcgtcgcagaagcttctcgctcattccgcgtcgtcgtattggcgtccagacccagacacggtcgccgggctggtactccacgaatcgtcgtcgaagattgtagcgacggctgtcggtgtgctgttgggtcttgatgcgcaggcggacgatctgtcgagcttcttcggcgcgttgcaagtaggaagcgacgtcgagattgtcttcgtcggtggctgttggcagcagagcgtcgaccgtcgatcaactgacaagcggtcaagcgcgtcggcttttatgcagacgctatcgaactttctagcgatatcggTGGTTgatgcgcaatctctagaataagctctagtgttcgcgtcttgcgcgcaatcttaacaaaatgatctacaataaccgcgaagcttctcgaacaatgaggcgcagtttgcgctgagcgttgctgacagcctttgtgggcgaaaaaccaaACACAGCAAAAGTattgataagaaacgtacgtggcaatatatcTACCCAGGACCGGCGATAAAAGACACTGgtaattcaaatgcgagagcgtcaagaaaaactgACACAGGCAGCGTTGgccagacgaatggaaagaataaaaattaggatccctgcaagaatcgaacccaagcattctgcgtggcaatcaggtattctaccacagagccacgccaggtctataaattggctTGGAAAGactgcctatgcaggcgcaatgtcagcgcaacgtcatttgtggttgtggtgctggctgtctaattttatggcaaagcaataaacactacatatgtactactacgatacaggcgtccaTTTCCCGCaaacgggaccatgaggcgatgcgaagccggagcacttgcacgatcgcgttctgttggcgttcgttgggcatgctatcgacctcgcgtcgtggaacgcaaagaggaacgctacgcgtgtcttgtcttccctctagcctggccgttaattctcacagggcgagcgggggaacgcggtcgacaggcgcgcgagagggcggcagcgtaggagaggagagagagagggggagggcacgcgcatgcgctggtgctcatcgcggcgttgtgcaggagagaatttcggcatgtctagcctgcgtttcagaggaagattggagaggggaaacgggagaggggaagtggagaggggtggggagATGGTAGTGGAgaaggagaaaggggagaggaaaagtggagatgaggagtagagagggaaaggggagagggggaattgggagaggggaagggggtggTATGTgtagagggtgtgcgcatgcgcagtaagggtggtcacgccgcacaccgcacaccgccaccaccaccaccggtttgaactccgctaaaagatgcttcgcatctaaaagacgccggacaaggaatAGATGTGACACAGACTTCTGACATGTGTGGTTCCGTGTTGGCTCTGTTTTTATAgcattctaataaacattacatttgtgttcccatgattcagcaagctatattgaagcattgctcgaccccggaggaatgcactaccgaaaggtacgtatgatattcacatgattgcaccataaagtgcacttagtttcgataatactaacaCATGTGAGGGCTGACGTGACGACTGAAATTACGTCACAGCATAAGATGCccattaaacgccagtgttgacgtacctggtaagcccatgacgtgcacacagctactacacttacaaaaacacgtcgatccacctcgcaccgcttggctcaaaaccataaaatacagcatcgaggtactcgctgactgcttcgcatgaaaccgattcccacaacgcgtgggatctgccgaattttttgtcagTTCGTGGAAGAACCAAGACAAAAGGTAATACAAAATAGTGAGAACATATGTCATGAGAGAGTGATAGAACAAGTCGTGTGGTTAGGTTACACAACGTAACGTTCGCCTTCAAGAAACGCATACAAATATAAAATGAAGAGACAGCAGTTTTGCTCAAGGAATGAGCATTGAGACTGCCGACGAGGCATAAGaatcttaataaaaaaaaaaaagcttttagcTTTGTAAGTAGTATAAGTGCCAAAATCGCACATATATCGAGCTGAAGAGTTATGTAGGAGGCTAGAAATAACCGGCTGCTCTTTCACTTCATAAAGGTGGACGGTGAATCACGTTATAGTTCAGTACTGAGCGCGGGCAGATCGCCATTGCTGGTAGGAACATTGGTTGCTATTATGTCACAGTGCTTTACTATCGCCGTCTATCGCTGGAGTAAACAGCACATCAGTGAATTGACGATGTCCGTACCCACGAACCTACTATTTACCTGCAGTTGCTGCAGCTGTATCCGGGTGGCATTCAGAACTCGTATAGCGGAATTGTGAGTCGTCGCGGCACCAACGGAGGAGTTCGCGATGACCGCGTCCCAGTCTTTACAGGCGTCGCCAAATGGCAGCCCTTCCCGCATCTCCAGCGTCGTGGCATTTTCCACAACCAGGGTGCGGAGCTTACTGTCGGTCGCCTTCGTCCAGTGTGCCAATGGCGAACGGGTGCACTTCTCCGGATTACTGCGAGACATCGGTTTTGACAAAATTAGCCAGTATTTTGGTAGGGCACACGTACTTATCTTGGTTTGCACGGCGTTACTCAGAAGGACACCTATTTGAGTTGATCTCGTTAGTTCGATTAGATTGCTTCACAAAACCAATGACATTCAGCTAAAGTTTGAAGTAGGAAGTGACGTGGAGGTGTAATTCATTAAGCTGGTAATTCGATGCGTAAggcccgccacagtggtctagtggttatggtgatcaactgctgacccgcaggtcgcgggatcgaatcccggccgcggctaccgcactttcgatggaggcgaaaatgtttcagtatcgtgtacttagatttaggtgcacgctaaagaaccccaggcggtcgaaatttccggagccctccactacggcgtctctcataatcatatcgtggtttcgggacgttaaaccgaaattattattattattattattattattattattattattattattattattattattattatattattattattattatattattaattcGATGCGTAATAACAGTACTCTACGGGGTATTTGGGAAAGGAGGCCTGTCGCATTACGCGATCACCTTACCCTGTCAGCGCGAAGCAGGACAATAAACTGGCCAGCTTCTTGGAGAGGAGAATCTCCGTGTCCCCAATGTTTATCTTGTCCGAGCGCAGCCCCTGGAGATTTCCCGACAGGTATATCCAGTCGAGCATTTGAGGCGAGCCCATCCAGTACGGCCACCAGCGGAAGTCCGGAACGTGCCGGAAGTAATAGACGTAGACGTTGGCGGGGGCGAACCGCCTCCGCGCGCCTCGCATGTAGCTCTCCAGGAACCGCTTCAGCGGGCAGTGCACAACGAAGTCTCCAATAGCGCCTGACAGGGTGCGTACGACGCTGCTGGATTCATCGCGCTGCAGAAAGGTCTCCAGAATCGCCTCGTCGATTCTGATGCCATGGTGCTTCAAGTATGTATGCAAGATCTGCGCGGCCGTTCCTCTGTCGAGATCTTCCTCGTGCTCCACGCCGTAGAAGCCGAGGAGGGCATTAGTGTAGGCGCTTCCTTCGTTCTCAGTCGTGCCGACAAGGATGTCCTTGCGCCCCTCGAAGGCAGCGCCATCTGTTTTGCCTTCGAGTTCTTCTCGCGAGGAACCCCCGTCCAGATTGACTCCGGTCTTGCCGAGTGAAGGGCTGAAAGCAGCCACAGCGCCGCCAAGCGTGGCCGACCGTTGGTGTTCGAGCAAGCTGTGTATCGACTTGATCTTGAGACAGGGTGTTATGTGCTGGTCGGTGTCGGGCGCGTCCATTTCGTCGCTGCATAGAAGGTCATGGGAAATGTCGCGTATAATGCTGTCCGCGTGCTTAGGCATAAGACGGTACGGCGAGCCGCTCAGCAGTATTGCTCGGTGAAAGAGCGCCGAGCTCGTCGGAGACGAGAGATGCAGGCCCACGGCGGTGGCGCCAGCCTCGTGGCCGAAGAGGGTGACCTTCTTCGGGTCGCCGCCGTAGTCTGATATGTGCGTGCGCACCCAATCTAGTGCCAAGACCTGGTCGGCTAAGCCAGCGTCTCGGGTGGTGTTATCGCCAGTTGTCGTGTAGAAACCCAGCATACCGACGCGGTAGTTCGGGATAACTATCACCTGCATTTACGAATGAACATATTGAGATGTGCAGGCAGTATTGCCATTTCCTCATTAAGATTTACGTGGTCACATTGTGAGTTGCATGACTGGTTTTAATACTTTTATTGTTAACAATCTGCTCGTTCAAGCTGCAAACATATCCTGAAAATTTAACCGCCAAAGTGTGCTCTGTGCCACATAAAACAATGATTTTCGGATTCGTTCAGTTAAGGCCCACGTTACCGATGAAATAGCAGCTCCTGTACTGTTTCTACAATAGAAGAGGGTGTATACTGTCGTTCGTGATAATTGGCCTAAAAGATAGGCGTTAACGTCACGTTGTGATGTGCAGAATAACGTAGAAATAGCGCGTTTTTTCTTACTGACTCATAAAGCAAGGCTCATAATGCAAGGAATGCGCGTGCAGTGTTGATAGAGTGACATTAAGTGAGCCCATTTTGATTGGTTCTGTAAAAGAACCGAGGCGTTCACCTGGTTCCAGAGGGAGGCCATGACCGATCCATCGAACAGCTCGTAGTCGCCGCTTCCTCCAGACACAAAGTTGCCGCCCACGAGAACGACTACGACGGGCTTTGGCGAAATGTCGTCGTCATCTTTTCCTCTGAGCGGAGTCCACACGTTGAGGAAGAGGCAGTCCTCGAACTGCTCCGACATAGGAAACGGGTGCGACGGGAACGCGCTGTAAGCGCCGCGGACGCACGGCTGCGGATGGTCCTGCATCTCGTCGCCGATCAGCTTCGCCTGGTACGGCACGGAAGGACCGAAGCGTTCCGGTACCTGCAGTGATTAAGGGACACATCACACTCAGAAGAAGGAAGCAGAATAAGATACCGCGTGTACAAATCAGGCTGTTGTCTACGTAAAGTCCCGACGAATTGAAAATCGGCATCAAGGCTTTCATTATAACGACTAGTACGCGCAACTGCTCGAAATCACCGCGTCATGTTGCTGCAAAACTGGCTACTCAAAATAAGGTAGGCTCTGATGTAAATGTTCAAGTTAAAATTACACCGATATGGCATGGACTGGCGGCGGTAGAAACGATTGAGTACGCGCAATATTTATCCTAAATAGTCACATTTCAATCTGTCATGACAGTACATGGGATAGCTTTATTGGGTTTAGATTAGAACAAGGAAATGTCGTTGTTATAACAAAGGATCTCGTACTTTAGTTCACATCACTCAACACTGTCACTTAGGGGATATATGGTAGCACTAGTCAAACCAATAGTGAGCCAATAGTAGTCTTCATTATCATTCATTTAGCCATATTTAGCCAACGGCAGCAACATTAGCTGATATAAGTCATCGTTCAGCTTACGCGAGCCATTGCGAATCAGTGCTGCTAGTATGATGGCAATTGCAGTAGACCAGAACAACATCAGTCACTGTTCACTAGCTATAAAGTAAGGTAAATAGGAAAATCGAGCTACACTCAAATATGCCATCGCAAATAAAAAGATTGGCAATTTCGTTCGAAGGCGAAACAATGAAGGCAACAGCAAGTTTGAGCGCTGCGCTATGTGAACTGTCAAGGTGCAACTAATTTTATAAGCACCATTTGACCTACGAAACTGCACTACTCAGACTATCACAAGTACAATCAATCTCCTATAAAATACAGTCAACATTTATCTGCGCTTATGTCCCTCAGGGTACGTTATTTAGCTAATAACGTATCCTGAgggacgtaactcaagcggcatgaagcactcacaacggcaatcttcagtccatgcccactgacctgggatgcagacgtcaaacatggtactgtctataatgcaatggaaaaggaaatggggttgctttatagacagtaccatgtttgacgtctgcatcccaggtcagtgggcatggactgaagattgcagttgtgagtgcttcatgccgcttgagttacgtcggcgaaaagctggtggagatacataatttcaaaaaaatatctcaaattaaaaaaataatacctttttgtaactttgcctatgttcagctaatacatagagctttcacatgaagtatagtgcatatttttagtccgaccaccaaggcaagttttttgacgctgaatacagagcttttctcaaaaaaagtgaaatttgaAATTtgttttcagacgatctgctacaccttcagcgactaaattatttttcttttgtagtatgtcgaacaggccaccagtgcataattcatttctaccctttgagtttgcatTGTTCCTGTAAAAAAATACCAAACTTTCCAAATTTATTCAATTctgctcgtgcgaaaagctctcgaagaatcgatataaataaataagtcattatttttacagttacatcacttcattagcttgccggaaataccattttattgagtgcatcccataaacgtcctttgaaaaaaattgttgtttgatgccctttagctcagtcggcgcaaaactacacactctcacaaataggcgggataATTTTTGGctg
Proteins encoded:
- the LOC119394658 gene encoding acetylcholinesterase: MESSSTSDHRAIIASSSTPRKTYNIVAATTGLVVFAFLAYALTQIVVKLSANKHRTLSLYYGSGLVHGGTLLNVMDRGVVQYLNLRYAKVPERFGPSVPYQAKLIGDEMQDHPQPCVRGAYSAFPSHPFPMSEQFEDCLFLNVWTPLRGKDDDDISPKPVVVVLVGGNFVSGGSGDYELFDGSVMASLWNQVIVIPNYRVGMLGFYTTTGDNTTRDAGLADQVLALDWVRTHISDYGGDPKKVTLFGHEAGATAVGLHLSSPTSSALFHRAILLSGSPYRLMPKHADSIIRDISHDLLCSDEMDAPDTDQHITPCLKIKSIHSLLEHQRSATLGGAVAAFSPSLGKTGVNLDGGSSREELEGKTDGAAFEGRKDILVGTTENEGSAYTNALLGFYGVEHEEDLDRGTAAQILHTYLKHHGIRIDEAILETFLQRDESSSVVRTLSGAIGDFVVHCPLKRFLESYMRGARRRFAPANVYVYYFRHVPDFRWWPYWMGSPQMLDWIYLSGNLQGLRSDKINIGDTEILLSKKLASLLSCFALTGNPEKCTRSPLAHWTKATDSKLRTLVVENATTLEMREGLPFGDACKDWDAVIANSSVGAATTHNSAIRVLNATRIQLQQLQWEDKEGTSNTSHRGDTPPLAITRLAISGRRVPMWANYLAGFIRDNNLEHLNWSSLDQGRQRRPFS